From the genome of Cognaticolwellia beringensis, one region includes:
- the parE gene encoding DNA topoisomerase IV subunit B, with protein MSEQYNSDSIEVLSGLDPVRHRPGMYTDTTRPNHIGQEVIDNSVDEALAGHAQNITVILDKDQSLEVIDDGRGMPIDIHPEEGVSGVELIFCKLHAGGKFSNKNYQFSGGLHGVGISVVNALSTRVDVSVRRDGKVYEMAFESGYKVEELRETGTVGRRNTGTRVKFWPDASYFDSAKFSARRLVHLLKAKAVLCPGLTIKFHDKNEDEKYQWCYEDGLVDYLKESVKGYESLPEEPFVGSFSSQHEAADWAVTWLPEGGESVGESYVNLIPTVQGGTHVNGLRQGLLESMREFCEFRNLMPRGVKLTPDDIWDKCSYILSVKMEDPQFAGQTKERLSSRQCAAFVTGVVKDSFSLWLNEHTSIAETLAEFCIFNAQRRLRASKKIIRKKVTQGPALPGKLTDCGSQDILRTELFLVEGDSAGGSAKQARDREIQAIMPLRGKILNTWEVDSGQILASEEVHNISVALGIDPDSDDLTGLRYGKICILADADSDGLHIATLLCALFTQHFLPLVQAGHVYVAMPPLYRVDVGKEVFYALDEAEKDGILDRIEAEKKRGKVNVQRFKGLGEMNPLQLRETTMDPNTRRLVQLTVDDHSETMELMDMLLSKKRAGDRKDWLQSKGDMVELD; from the coding sequence ATGAGCGAACAATATAATTCCGACTCCATTGAGGTCTTAAGTGGCCTTGACCCTGTACGCCATCGTCCTGGCATGTATACCGATACCACGCGTCCTAATCATATAGGCCAAGAGGTAATCGATAACTCTGTTGATGAAGCATTAGCAGGGCATGCACAAAATATTACTGTGATTCTTGATAAAGACCAGTCATTAGAAGTTATTGATGATGGCCGTGGTATGCCCATTGATATTCATCCAGAAGAGGGAGTGTCAGGGGTAGAGCTTATTTTTTGTAAGTTGCATGCCGGTGGTAAGTTCTCCAATAAAAATTATCAATTTTCTGGTGGTTTGCACGGTGTGGGGATCTCAGTCGTCAATGCCTTGTCTACCCGAGTAGACGTGTCAGTTAGGCGCGACGGTAAAGTATACGAAATGGCTTTCGAAAGTGGCTATAAAGTAGAAGAGTTAAGAGAAACAGGTACCGTGGGTCGTCGTAATACCGGTACACGTGTGAAATTTTGGCCAGACGCTAGTTATTTTGATTCTGCCAAGTTTTCAGCTCGAAGACTCGTACATTTATTAAAAGCTAAAGCTGTACTTTGTCCCGGATTAACCATCAAGTTTCATGATAAAAACGAAGATGAAAAATATCAATGGTGCTACGAAGATGGTTTAGTCGATTACTTAAAAGAGTCGGTTAAAGGTTATGAAAGCTTGCCGGAAGAACCTTTTGTTGGCAGTTTTAGCTCGCAACATGAAGCGGCTGACTGGGCGGTGACTTGGTTACCAGAAGGTGGCGAGTCAGTTGGTGAAAGTTATGTAAACTTAATTCCGACAGTACAAGGCGGAACGCATGTTAACGGGCTGCGCCAAGGCCTATTAGAGTCAATGCGTGAATTTTGTGAATTTAGAAACTTGATGCCACGAGGTGTTAAGTTAACGCCAGATGATATCTGGGATAAGTGTTCTTATATTCTTTCAGTGAAAATGGAAGACCCGCAATTTGCCGGTCAAACTAAAGAACGACTTTCTTCTCGCCAATGTGCCGCATTTGTTACTGGGGTAGTAAAAGACTCTTTTAGTTTATGGTTGAACGAGCATACAAGTATTGCGGAAACATTAGCTGAATTTTGTATCTTTAATGCTCAGCGCCGTTTACGTGCTAGCAAAAAAATTATTCGTAAAAAAGTCACCCAAGGCCCCGCTTTACCTGGTAAGTTAACTGACTGTGGTAGCCAAGATATTTTGCGTACTGAGCTTTTTTTAGTTGAGGGTGACTCGGCTGGCGGTAGTGCAAAACAAGCACGAGATCGTGAAATTCAAGCCATTATGCCGCTGCGTGGTAAAATTTTAAATACTTGGGAAGTTGACTCAGGACAAATATTAGCTTCAGAAGAAGTGCATAATATTTCTGTCGCTTTAGGTATTGACCCTGATAGTGATGATTTGACGGGACTACGTTATGGTAAAATTTGTATTCTTGCCGATGCCGACTCCGATGGTTTACATATTGCGACCTTACTCTGCGCGTTATTTACCCAACATTTTCTGCCTTTAGTACAAGCTGGGCATGTTTATGTTGCAATGCCGCCACTGTATCGTGTTGATGTGGGTAAAGAAGTATTTTACGCACTAGATGAAGCAGAAAAAGACGGTATTTTGGACCGTATAGAAGCAGAGAAAAAGCGCGGTAAAGTCAACGTACAACGATTCAAAGGTCTAGGTGAAATGAATCCATTACAATTACGTGAAACTACCATGGATCCGAACACGCGTCGCTTAGTACAGTTAACCGTAGACGACCATTCAGAAACTATGGAATTGATGGACATGTTGCTCTCTAAAAAGCGGGCAGGCGATCGGAAAGATTGGTTGCAATCTAAAGGTGATATGGTTGAATTGGATTGA
- a CDS encoding GGDEF domain-containing protein, with protein sequence MLKSVVKLIFQNSAPILFILLLISCKSNALQSLTDNDFNTFLLRAEQLNNSDPKAALILLNKHKEALNTQPITNQVNYYRIQSAAYADQALYSLSEASSELGLQLAKKMNNPSIFIADLAYTKGFSMENLGDFDGAFQLYQNGLDVARSMNDQELTARGLINIGAILYLKKDYKQSLIVLNQALQIADELSDDALLGDINSELGILYSYIGEQSQANTYFEQAYQYFKKAGKHNYALNSLNNVAINHTNQKLYEQAIKVNRILESEIQPNTSNQFIASIYRNLSRALLKKAEPDIENAYRYIILAGEYVKEVEQHFVKLQYLIEKAFILEKMENYQEALLNLEQAQVLLEGKSSDVYDTSALNLLDLSARLHYALGHYNQAYKIQSQYFIQSIAYKKVRETTEIDELRLQYESETAQRHRIILEKKQRLQNLQLQQMTLAAKNRQALVAVLAVFTLVLAWCLFRIVKGQRRLIRATRTDILTGVANRRRLLELGETYFSTAKSKNQAFSIYMIDIDFFKHINDQFGHSIGDKALQEVALQGQRLMRENDFFGRYGGEEFIALLPNTTKSEAIEVAQNLRKNIESAKWKTQQIKKLTISIGVTTFEQDNYANFSTLLKAAHEQLSKAKQSGRNKVSCDE encoded by the coding sequence TTGTTGAAAAGCGTTGTAAAATTAATCTTTCAAAATAGTGCCCCCATTCTGTTTATTTTATTGTTAATATCTTGTAAATCAAACGCTTTGCAGTCACTAACGGATAATGACTTTAATACGTTTTTGTTACGGGCAGAACAGCTCAACAACAGTGATCCCAAAGCCGCACTAATTTTATTAAATAAGCATAAAGAAGCATTAAACACCCAACCCATCACCAACCAAGTGAATTACTATCGTATTCAGTCTGCGGCGTATGCCGATCAAGCCCTTTACAGCTTAAGCGAAGCATCGTCAGAGCTAGGATTACAACTTGCTAAGAAAATGAATAATCCGAGCATATTTATCGCAGACCTTGCATATACAAAAGGTTTTTCAATGGAGAATCTTGGTGATTTCGACGGTGCTTTTCAACTTTATCAAAACGGTTTAGACGTCGCTCGGTCAATGAATGATCAGGAACTAACCGCTCGAGGGTTGATCAATATTGGCGCGATATTATATTTAAAGAAAGATTACAAACAATCACTCATCGTTCTTAATCAGGCATTACAAATTGCTGATGAATTATCAGATGATGCCTTGTTAGGTGATATTAATAGTGAATTGGGCATTTTATACAGTTATATAGGTGAGCAAAGTCAAGCTAACACTTATTTTGAACAGGCTTATCAATATTTTAAGAAAGCAGGTAAGCATAATTATGCGCTTAATAGTTTGAATAATGTTGCGATTAATCATACGAACCAAAAGCTTTATGAACAAGCTATCAAAGTTAATCGAATACTGGAAAGTGAAATTCAACCTAATACGAGTAATCAATTTATTGCCAGCATTTATCGAAATTTATCGAGAGCGTTGTTGAAAAAAGCAGAGCCAGATATTGAAAATGCTTATCGGTATATTATTCTTGCGGGCGAGTATGTTAAAGAGGTTGAGCAGCACTTTGTAAAGCTGCAATATCTGATAGAAAAAGCTTTTATACTTGAAAAAATGGAAAACTATCAAGAAGCATTACTAAACCTAGAGCAAGCGCAAGTTTTACTCGAAGGGAAATCGAGCGATGTTTATGATACCAGCGCGTTAAATTTACTCGATTTAAGTGCTAGATTACATTACGCTTTAGGTCATTATAATCAAGCATATAAAATTCAATCACAATATTTTATTCAGTCTATAGCTTACAAAAAGGTACGTGAAACCACCGAAATTGATGAATTAAGATTACAATATGAAAGCGAAACGGCTCAACGTCATAGAATTATACTAGAGAAAAAACAACGGTTACAAAACTTGCAGTTACAACAAATGACACTTGCTGCTAAGAATCGTCAAGCACTTGTGGCTGTGTTAGCGGTTTTTACGTTGGTATTGGCATGGTGTTTGTTTCGAATTGTTAAAGGCCAAAGAAGGTTAATTCGTGCAACGCGAACTGATATTTTAACCGGGGTAGCAAATCGTCGTAGGTTACTCGAATTAGGCGAAACATATTTCTCGACAGCGAAATCGAAAAATCAGGCTTTTAGTATCTATATGATAGATATTGATTTCTTTAAGCATATTAATGATCAGTTTGGACACAGCATTGGCGATAAAGCATTGCAGGAAGTTGCGCTACAAGGCCAACGTTTAATGAGAGAAAATGACTTCTTTGGCCGCTATGGCGGTGAAGAATTTATCGCGTTACTGCCAAATACCACTAAGAGTGAAGCCATTGAAGTGGCGCAGAACCTTAGAAAAAATATCGAAAGTGCGAAATGGAAAACTCAACAGATAAAGAAATTAACGATAAGCATTGGTGTTACTACTTTTGAGCAAGACAATTATGCTAACTTTTCAACTTTATTAAAAGCCGCCCACGAACAACTTAGCAAAGCTAAACAGTCGGGTCGTAATAAGGTTAGCTGTGATGAATAA
- a CDS encoding YqiA/YcfP family alpha/beta fold hydrolase, translating to MINILYIHGFNSSPLSMKAENTRKYFAQNFPEINFHCPQIASSPNSAIKQLEDIIALEPSATWLLMGSSLGGYFSTYLAEKYQLQAVLINPAVKPFELMTDYLGEQVNPYTKERYQVNVQHIVELKALEQQNISKNNYLVMVQTGDEVLDYQQAVEKYRHCQLVVEQGGDHSFINYENSLPKIALFFNLPLLQPNDQNI from the coding sequence ATGATTAATATTTTATATATTCATGGTTTTAACTCATCGCCACTATCGATGAAAGCGGAGAATACGCGAAAATATTTTGCACAAAATTTTCCTGAAATAAATTTTCACTGTCCCCAAATAGCGTCTTCACCCAATAGCGCTATTAAACAACTTGAAGATATTATTGCGCTGGAACCTAGTGCTACCTGGTTATTAATGGGGTCATCTTTGGGTGGCTATTTTTCCACTTACTTAGCTGAAAAATATCAACTCCAAGCTGTGCTGATTAATCCAGCGGTTAAGCCCTTCGAATTAATGACAGATTATCTCGGTGAACAGGTAAACCCTTATACCAAAGAGCGCTATCAAGTTAACGTACAACATATAGTTGAACTAAAAGCGCTCGAACAGCAAAATATATCTAAAAATAATTACTTGGTCATGGTACAAACCGGTGATGAAGTGTTAGATTACCAACAAGCCGTTGAAAAATACCGTCATTGCCAATTGGTCGTGGAGCAAGGTGGCGATCATAGTTTTATTAACTATGAAAATTCCTTGCCTAAAATCGCGTTATTTTTTAATTTACCATTATTACAGCCTAATGATCAGAACATATAA
- a CDS encoding metallophosphoesterase, whose translation MLQKIIPKALTVAQLSDSHLFADRNGKHHQANVYQNLKNVLLAIKKQPLIDAIVFTGDLTQDHTAASYELFVNAFEECEITTPVYYVAGNHDEPALLKKYLASAPFCQDSVIENDYWQVLLLESKSATPAGIIDEVECDRAGSIINSTKSQLLLTHHHAVDAGFFIDHHGLLNKAPLQQLLTEYPSIKALGCGHIHQALTLPVKLPDREINLYACPATSIQFDVNSETAKSNGQPPGYQLFTLTETGEITCKVFFV comes from the coding sequence ATGTTACAGAAAATAATCCCTAAAGCACTTACTGTTGCGCAATTAAGTGACAGCCACTTATTCGCAGATCGCAATGGCAAACACCATCAAGCGAATGTATACCAAAATTTAAAAAATGTACTGTTGGCAATAAAAAAACAGCCATTAATTGATGCCATCGTTTTCACAGGTGATTTAACGCAAGATCATACCGCAGCATCTTATGAACTGTTTGTTAACGCTTTTGAAGAATGCGAAATTACCACGCCGGTCTATTATGTGGCGGGAAACCATGACGAACCAGCACTGCTAAAAAAGTACCTTGCCAGTGCGCCATTTTGTCAAGATAGCGTAATCGAAAATGATTATTGGCAAGTGCTGTTGTTAGAAAGTAAAAGTGCTACCCCCGCAGGTATTATTGATGAAGTGGAATGTGATAGGGCAGGCAGTATAATTAACTCAACCAAATCGCAATTGCTGTTAACACATCATCATGCTGTTGATGCTGGCTTTTTTATCGATCATCATGGCTTGCTCAATAAAGCACCTTTGCAACAATTGCTAACCGAGTATCCTTCAATTAAAGCACTTGGTTGCGGTCATATTCATCAAGCGTTAACTTTGCCGGTAAAACTGCCAGATAGAGAGATAAATTTATATGCCTGTCCTGCGACATCAATACAGTTCGATGTAAATTCAGAGACTGCGAAGTCGAATGGACAACCACCGGGCTATCAACTATTTACCCTTACAGAGACAGGCGAAATAACCTGTAAGGTGTTCTTTGTCTAA
- a CDS encoding DUF1249 domain-containing protein gives MSVVAKKYRPHLPTLMSLFEVNYMLLLRVLADKELAGEQRCFFISDFLSYRVQINEVTKYTTLLTINQEANIHGYNLTELFRPKMVVRLYHDARMAEVISNQDVKQIQPRYDYPNDKMHLPDEKQQVNYFLKEWLQLCLQLGQVHINMTKNS, from the coding sequence ATGTCTGTTGTTGCAAAAAAATATCGTCCACATTTACCAACTTTAATGTCCTTGTTTGAGGTCAATTATATGTTGCTGCTGCGTGTACTTGCTGATAAAGAATTGGCAGGAGAGCAGCGCTGTTTCTTTATTTCTGACTTTTTAAGTTATCGAGTTCAGATTAATGAAGTCACAAAATACACAACATTACTGACGATTAACCAAGAAGCAAATATTCACGGCTATAATTTAACCGAATTATTTCGTCCGAAAATGGTGGTTCGCTTGTATCATGACGCCCGCATGGCTGAAGTGATCAGCAATCAAGATGTAAAGCAGATACAGCCACGTTATGATTACCCCAATGACAAAATGCATTTACCTGATGAGAAACAACAAGTGAACTATTTTTTAAAAGAGTGGTTACAGCTTTGTTTACAATTAGGCCAAGTGCATATCAATATGACTAAAAACTCTTAA
- the parC gene encoding DNA topoisomerase IV subunit A — MSDAIDFSLDGIEQRPLRQFTEEAYLNYSMYVIMDRALPHIGDGLKPVQRRIVYAMSELGLSALAKYKKSARTVGDVLGKFHPHGDSACYEAMVLMAQPFSYRYPLVDGQGNWGAPDDPKSFAAMRYTEARLSRFSEVLLAELGQGTVDWSPNFDGTMKEPKTLPARLPHILLNGITGIAVGMATDIPPHNVREVANACIHLIEQPKAELSELLDFIKGPDYPTDAEIITPKADIEKIYRTGRGSIKMRAVYEQLHGEVVITALPHQASGGKILEQIANQMQAKKLPMVVDLRDESDHENPIRLVVVPRSNRVDIEQLMQHLFATTDLEKNFRVNLNMIGLNNKPAVKDIRTILSEWLEYRRETVRRRLQYRLDKVLARLHLLDGLLIAYLNIDEVIEIIRGYDDPKAELISRFELSERQAESILEIKLRQLAKLEEIKIRAEQAELNIEREYLEKILGSKVRMNTLMKKEILEAAEKYGDDRRSVIVERSEAKALSEKDLMPSESVTVVVSQKGWARCAKGHDIDAGALSYKSGDEYLCSAKGRSNRPVVFIDSAGRAYATDAHSLPTARSQGEPLTGRFNLASGEYFEKVLMADDECRYLLSSDAGYGFVGSFADMVSRNKNGKALLSLSAAAKVMTPKVISNLDTELVLSITSEGRMLVFPIKDLPILSKGKGNKIINIPTARAKAREEYVTLLEVLPPDSAVTLHAGKRKLTLKASDIEHYKGERGRRGNKLPRGLQRVDHIVVEQPATDIETEIPEV, encoded by the coding sequence ATGTCAGATGCAATCGACTTTAGTTTAGACGGTATTGAACAGCGCCCATTAAGACAGTTCACTGAAGAAGCATATTTAAATTACTCTATGTACGTCATTATGGATCGAGCATTACCGCATATTGGTGATGGCTTAAAACCGGTGCAACGTCGTATTGTTTATGCAATGTCTGAGCTTGGCTTGTCGGCATTAGCAAAATATAAAAAATCTGCCCGTACTGTTGGTGACGTATTAGGTAAATTTCATCCCCATGGTGATTCTGCTTGCTATGAAGCTATGGTATTAATGGCGCAGCCATTCTCATATCGATACCCGTTAGTTGACGGGCAAGGTAACTGGGGCGCACCAGATGATCCAAAATCATTTGCCGCCATGCGTTACACCGAAGCGCGTTTATCACGCTTTAGTGAAGTTTTACTGGCAGAATTAGGTCAAGGAACGGTTGATTGGTCGCCTAACTTTGATGGCACCATGAAGGAGCCTAAAACCTTACCTGCGCGTTTACCGCACATATTACTCAATGGTATTACCGGCATTGCGGTGGGCATGGCGACAGATATACCACCACACAATGTCAGAGAAGTGGCCAACGCGTGTATTCACCTTATTGAACAGCCCAAAGCCGAGTTATCGGAACTACTCGACTTTATCAAAGGGCCAGATTACCCAACAGACGCTGAAATTATAACGCCTAAAGCCGATATTGAAAAAATCTATCGAACCGGTCGCGGCAGCATAAAAATGCGTGCTGTCTATGAACAGTTGCATGGCGAAGTGGTCATTACCGCACTGCCTCATCAGGCATCAGGTGGAAAAATATTAGAACAAATCGCCAATCAAATGCAGGCTAAAAAGCTGCCAATGGTAGTTGATTTACGAGATGAATCTGATCATGAAAACCCAATTCGCTTAGTTGTTGTTCCACGTTCAAATCGTGTTGATATAGAACAACTTATGCAGCACTTGTTTGCCACCACAGATTTGGAAAAAAACTTTCGTGTGAATTTAAACATGATTGGTTTGAACAATAAGCCTGCCGTTAAAGATATCAGAACAATATTAAGTGAATGGTTAGAGTATCGACGTGAAACTGTGCGTCGTCGCTTACAATATCGATTAGATAAAGTATTGGCACGCCTGCATCTTTTAGATGGTTTATTAATCGCCTATCTTAATATCGATGAAGTTATTGAGATAATTCGAGGCTATGATGACCCGAAAGCGGAGTTAATCTCACGTTTTGAACTTTCAGAACGCCAAGCCGAATCGATACTAGAAATTAAGCTTCGCCAACTTGCCAAGCTTGAAGAAATTAAGATCCGTGCTGAGCAAGCAGAACTCAATATAGAACGTGAATACCTTGAGAAAATTCTGGGCTCTAAAGTTCGCATGAATACCTTAATGAAAAAAGAAATTCTAGAAGCCGCTGAAAAATATGGCGATGATCGCCGCTCAGTTATTGTTGAGCGCAGTGAGGCGAAAGCCTTATCTGAAAAAGATCTTATGCCAAGTGAGTCAGTGACCGTCGTTGTATCTCAAAAAGGTTGGGCGCGTTGTGCTAAAGGTCATGACATTGACGCAGGAGCATTAAGCTATAAGTCAGGCGATGAATATTTATGCTCAGCCAAAGGGCGTAGTAATCGCCCTGTGGTGTTTATTGACTCCGCGGGTAGGGCATATGCCACTGACGCCCATAGTCTTCCCACAGCGCGTAGCCAAGGTGAACCGCTAACTGGGCGTTTTAATTTGGCCAGTGGTGAATACTTTGAAAAAGTACTTATGGCCGATGACGAATGCCGTTACCTATTAAGCAGTGATGCAGGCTATGGTTTTGTTGGTAGCTTTGCCGATATGGTTAGTCGTAATAAAAATGGTAAGGCATTATTAAGTTTATCTGCGGCCGCGAAGGTGATGACGCCAAAAGTGATCAGCAATTTAGATACAGAGTTAGTGCTTTCAATTACTTCGGAAGGACGCATGCTGGTTTTCCCGATTAAAGACTTACCCATTTTAAGTAAAGGTAAAGGCAATAAAATCATTAACATTCCTACCGCAAGAGCAAAAGCGCGCGAAGAATATGTAACACTGCTCGAAGTTTTACCGCCTGATAGCGCTGTTACCTTGCATGCTGGTAAGCGCAAGCTAACACTAAAAGCTAGCGATATTGAGCATTATAAAGGTGAGCGAGGTCGTCGAGGTAATAAACTACCAAGAGGCCTACAGCGGGTTGACCATATTGTTGTAGAACAGCCAGCTACGGATATTGAGACTGAAATCCCTGAGGTTTAA
- a CDS encoding RloB family protein codes for MGFKDRAFGEPIYDVGVENPKIVIIISCEGRNTEPEYFNTIKKKLNEHIPALIEIGVVPKDDNKSAPQQVMDNLESFIKDKYDYKSDYDKLWIVCDTESDDEARKKQIKEIMPICDSKGYFLAICNPLFEFWLLLHIVDISTYDQGVLYRNKWETSSKKRRYIDKELSNQLINGYSKKAGKFNTNIVSLENIRKALEQERLFTNNKDSIINNLGSNLGDLIRDIIPNI; via the coding sequence ATGGGGTTTAAAGATAGAGCTTTTGGTGAGCCAATATATGACGTTGGAGTGGAGAATCCTAAGATAGTTATTATTATCTCTTGCGAAGGCAGAAACACTGAACCTGAGTACTTTAACACAATAAAAAAGAAGTTAAATGAACATATACCTGCATTAATAGAGATAGGTGTTGTTCCTAAAGATGATAATAAAAGCGCGCCTCAGCAAGTCATGGATAATTTGGAAAGCTTCATAAAAGATAAATATGATTACAAATCAGATTATGACAAATTATGGATAGTCTGTGATACAGAAAGTGATGATGAAGCTCGTAAAAAACAAATCAAAGAAATTATGCCTATTTGTGACAGTAAGGGATATTTTTTAGCGATTTGCAATCCATTATTTGAGTTTTGGTTACTACTACATATTGTTGATATTAGTACTTACGACCAAGGTGTTTTATATAGAAACAAATGGGAAACCTCTTCTAAAAAGAGACGTTACATCGACAAAGAGCTTTCAAATCAATTAATAAATGGTTATTCAAAAAAAGCAGGGAAATTTAACACTAATATAGTTAGCCTTGAAAACATTAGAAAAGCTTTAGAACAAGAAAGGCTATTTACTAATAATAAAGATAGTATTATAAATAACCTAGGCTCAAATCTAGGTGACTTAATAAGAGATATAATTCCTAATATATAA
- a CDS encoding GGDEF domain-containing protein, with protein MNKVIKLRAAVFVGLSLLINTLVNTSAMAEESQDKQQGVNILESSDVQQQELLVDLAINAEILSLISLSEQNKTAAQIKLLALNESSLTLNVAEQYLLNVIRGNIANLPGQEHKVINWLNKAIKLESSLAKKQLDTPLFANTYLILANIYEKKGEAQKAYDSKKQYIEKYFSHLKEQKEHRVKQLNEKYNIEKKREENELLTQNSQIKHYALASAESERIQQHRNITIFIVAGMVLFLLLLRQFKIRRALKLLAKRDSLTRLPNRRSFFSSGDTYMAQAQAADKELSVLMMGIDSFIMINDELGHDVVDKVICRVAALASETMRSRDFFSRISDEEFAAILPDASIEQARAIAEHIREKIQNDTKDNQLNNLEVTVSIGIASIQDVKGNFDNLLHAADMAMYQAKANGRNQVCSYSTDIKEN; from the coding sequence ATGAATAAAGTTATTAAGTTACGGGCCGCCGTATTTGTTGGCTTATCTCTATTAATAAACACTTTAGTCAATACTAGTGCAATGGCTGAAGAATCTCAGGATAAGCAACAGGGCGTTAATATACTAGAAAGCTCTGATGTTCAGCAGCAAGAGTTACTAGTAGATTTGGCTATAAATGCAGAAATATTATCGCTAATAAGCTTGAGTGAGCAAAACAAAACCGCCGCACAAATAAAATTATTAGCGTTGAATGAGTCTTCGTTGACGCTTAATGTTGCAGAGCAATACTTATTAAATGTTATACGCGGCAATATTGCTAACTTACCAGGTCAAGAGCATAAAGTGATTAATTGGCTCAATAAAGCGATAAAGCTTGAGTCATCGCTGGCTAAAAAACAACTCGATACTCCGTTATTTGCTAATACTTACTTAATACTAGCCAACATTTATGAAAAAAAAGGCGAAGCTCAGAAGGCTTATGACAGTAAAAAACAATACATTGAAAAGTATTTTTCGCATTTAAAAGAACAAAAAGAACATCGTGTTAAGCAATTAAATGAAAAATACAATATAGAAAAAAAGCGTGAAGAAAATGAATTACTTACCCAGAATAGCCAGATAAAACATTATGCACTAGCAAGTGCAGAGTCTGAACGCATTCAGCAGCATCGTAATATTACTATTTTTATTGTTGCTGGAATGGTCTTGTTTTTGCTGCTTTTACGACAGTTTAAAATTCGAAGAGCGTTAAAGTTGCTAGCAAAAAGAGATAGTTTAACGCGGTTGCCTAACCGTCGGTCTTTTTTTTCCAGTGGCGATACATATATGGCACAAGCACAGGCAGCTGATAAGGAACTGAGTGTTTTGATGATGGGCATCGATAGCTTTATAATGATCAACGATGAACTTGGTCATGATGTTGTCGACAAGGTTATTTGTCGTGTTGCGGCGTTAGCAAGTGAGACTATGCGCTCTAGAGATTTTTTCTCCCGTATTAGTGATGAAGAGTTTGCCGCCATTTTGCCTGATGCGAGCATTGAGCAAGCGCGTGCAATTGCAGAACATATACGTGAAAAAATTCAAAACGACACCAAGGACAATCAATTAAATAATCTTGAAGTTACTGTCAGTATTGGTATTGCTAGCATTCAAGATGTTAAAGGCAACTTTGATAACTTATTACATGCGGCAGATATGGCTATGTATCAAGCAAAAGCCAATGGTCGTAACCAAGTATGTAGCTATTCTACCGATATAAAAGAAAATTAA
- a CDS encoding VOC family protein, translating to MIEHRLLRSICHASVGTNDLTGAKLFYTPILAILGIELVSEYEHAVAYGKGYPEFWLQQPFDKKPATMGNGVHFGFVALSKKQVDDFYHCAIALGGRCNGEPGARPEYGDPYYGCFIIDLDGNRIEASYWQVTEK from the coding sequence ATGATAGAGCATCGTCTTTTACGCAGTATATGTCATGCGTCTGTAGGCACTAATGACTTAACTGGGGCCAAATTATTTTACACGCCAATATTAGCCATTTTGGGTATAGAGTTGGTCAGCGAATATGAACACGCGGTGGCATACGGTAAAGGCTATCCTGAATTTTGGCTGCAACAACCTTTTGATAAAAAGCCGGCAACAATGGGTAATGGTGTTCATTTTGGTTTTGTGGCCTTAAGTAAAAAACAAGTTGATGACTTTTATCATTGCGCAATTGCCTTAGGCGGACGTTGTAATGGTGAGCCAGGGGCAAGGCCAGAGTATGGTGACCCTTATTACGGTTGTTTTATTATTGATCTTGATGGCAATAGAATAGAAGCTAGTTATTGGCAAGTGACTGAAAAATAA